Proteins encoded in a region of the Solanum dulcamara chromosome 9, daSolDulc1.2, whole genome shotgun sequence genome:
- the LOC129902086 gene encoding ubiquitin carboxyl-terminal hydrolase 16 → MLVGGDLGFISSLVVAAFVAVFGPVLGFVVRRKWRRAVARREEIKRLLVLASEEAARVELQATEEYGYVYGYRYDSLKEDDVFVESPASSSPSVPASSLSTTNSTSYSGSRLLQYQCAVCSSPTSTRCSQCKAVRYCSGKCQILHWRQGHKDECLPVSNLDHLNDVEAKSHLKTYKQEPNGSHLKSTEVEGRCSSESGDDSPEETALLRSKHLATSDEKHDTVGQSLAETKSPNLNSSFVFHSSSCEHLDLTTSSGSSVDHSASDSNDSDASDSHRADDIDTFIIQTNHSKVDRFKPSYTEQPQLVQTADNDSTSGKYNHTNPSIRGDARSKYWTSSTSSSIDGSSESSLTEPSTPSSGFWEGPVPYTRSRIGSVDSIADPPFRNACDIKISESQSTSRRPPEIARPLISGVGERGSNSKKNLENPTPIIVEVLKPVNRAESRFEVKDQRESSRSSASRSVTSYKLDVHDSRDKCTLTSEEGRYSSSSASANLKKHDGLKVSSLPSSSPNNSYRGVEGSTSVLQIPKDRQKESYPVKISDNISSNSGRHDIQNVKSAKIDSTQVASAYSAESSAPLPNARNGLKSSVLKVVDQLRGSKLTRLNSPGDECDVNGRYGNKGLFPYESFVKLHNWKNELRPFGLVNCGNSCYANAVLQCLAFTPPLTSYFLQGLHSKTCEKKGWCFTCEFESLILKAKDGNSPLSPSSIISHLESIGSNLGNGREEDAHEFLRYVIDTMQSICLKEARVTAPGSFEEETSLIGLTFGGYLRSKIECMRCGGKSERQERMMDLTVEIDGDIGTLEEALKQFTHTETLDGENKYRCGRCKSYEKAKKKLKVVEAPNVLTVALKRFQSGKFGKLNKTIKFPEFLNLAPYMSGTSDKSPVYQLYGVVVHLDVMNAAFSGHYVCYVRNFHNKWYKVDDSSVKSVELERVLSKGAYMLLYSRCSPRAPRIMRRLTIPPDPRRSKQLTCKSRSHTRSPWDSSNGDSTSKTCNECSYPSHTSVRPIRSIFEEDSSSEQSSFFSELGSCSTDSTNRDSTSTDDLNIDIFGDSGVCWNSLWRSSSDSDTSSSSSSPSPLYSRHSPLADLDRYASAHEDTSCSGNPETGGNGHGFWTGLPDRNGYTGVPETSGRTPPLCPNPSKHCRKVVSSHSSSKTDSSRLGRVNSCDKSKSPVTCRDR, encoded by the exons ATGCTCGTGGGAGGGGATCTAGGGTTTATCTCGAGCTTAGTGGTGGCGGCGTTTGTCGCGGTTTTCGGACCGGTGTTAGGTTTTGTTGTTCGAAGGAAATGGAGGCGTGCGGTGGCAAGGAGGGAGGAGATCAAGAGGCTGTTGGTTTTAGCTTCGGAGGAGGCAGCTAGGGTTGAGCTACAAGCCACTGAGGAATATGGGTACGTTTATGGATATAGGTATGATTCTCTGAAGGAGGATGACGTGTTTGTTGAATCACCGGCGTCATCATCTCCATCAGTACCGGCATCATCGTTATCAACAACAAATTCAACATCATATTCTGGTTCACGGCTATTGCAGTACCAATGTGCGGTGTGCTCTTCTCCAACCTCTACTCGGTGCTCCCAATGTAAAGCAGTTCGCTACTG CTCTGGCAAATGTCAAATCCTTCATTGGAGACAAGGTCACAAGGATGAATGCCTTCCAGTTAGCAACTTGGATCACCTCAATGATGTTGAGGCGAAATCTCATCTGAAGACATATAAGCAGGAACCAAATGGAAGTCATCTGAAGAGCACCGAGGTTGAAGGGAGATGTTCTTCAGAATCAGGTGATGATTCCCCAGAAGAAACTGCACTTTTGAGATCCAAACACTTGGCAACATCTGATGAAAAGCATGACACAGTTGGACAGAGTCTGGCAGAAACAAAAAGTCCCAATTTGAACTCCAGTTTCGTGTTTCACTCATCTTCATGTGAACATTTGGACCTCACTACTTCAAGTGGATCTTCTGTTGATCATTCTGCATCTGATTCAAACGACTCTGATGCTTCTGACAGTCATAGGGCTGATGATATTGATACATTTATTATTCAGACTAATCATTCCAAGGTAGACAGATTTAAGCCATCCTACACAGAGCAACCCCAACTGGTACAAACTGCAGATAATGATTCCACGTCTGGAAAATATAATCACACCAACCCTAGCATTCGTGGGGATGCTCGGTCTAAATATTGGACTTCATCAACAAGTTCAAGTATTGATGGCTCCAGTGAATCTTCATTGACAGAGCCGTCTACACCCTCATCTGGTTTTTGGGAAGGACCAGTTCCTTATACTAGATCTAGGATTGGTTCAGTTGATAGTATTGCAGATCCTCCTTTCAGAAATGCTTGTGACATCAAGATTTCAGAGTCTCAATCAACTTCACGTCGGCCTCCTGAAATTGCTAGACCACTTATATCTGGGGTAGGCGAACGAGGATCCAACTCAAAAAAGAATCTGGAAAATCCAACTCCAATTATAGTGGAAGTGCTGAAACCGGTCAATCGAGCTGAATCAAGATTTGAAGTTAAAGATCAGAGAGAAAGTAGCAGGTCATCAGCTTCGAGGTCTGTAACTTCGTATAAGCTTGATGTGCATGACTCCCGTGATAAATGCACATTGACCTCTGAGGAAGGTAGATACTCCTCATCTAGTGCTTCTGCTAATTTAAAGAAGCATGATGGGTTGAAAGTTAGTAGCTTGCCATCCTCAAGCCCCAACAATTCATATCGTGGCGTTGAAGGCTCAACCAGTGTTCTACAAATACCAAAAGATAGACAAAAAGAATCTTATCCTGTCAAAATTTCTGATAATATCTCTTCTAACAGTGGGAGGCATGATATCCAAAATGTGAAGTCAGCAAAGATCGATAGCACTCAAGTGGCTAGTGCCTATTCTGCAGAGTCTAGTGCTCCTTTACCAAATGCAAGGAATGGCTTGAAGTCATCTGTTTTGAAAGTTGTTGACCAGCTCAGGGGTTCAAAGCTGACACGGCTCAATTCTCCAGGGGATGAGTGTGATGTCAACGGAAGATATGGTAACAAG GGTCTTTTTCCATATGAAAGTTTTGTGAAGCTTCATAACTGGAAGAACGAATTGCGGCCATTTGGCCTTGTAAATTGTGGTAACAG CTGCTACGCTAATGCTGTCCTTCAGTGCCTGGCATTTACACCACCGCTTACATCATATTTTCTTCAAGGACTCCACTCTAAGACAT GTGAAAAGAAAGGATGGTGCTTCACGTGCGAATTTGAAAGTTTAATTCTAAAAGCGAAAGATGGGAACTCTCCCCTATCTCCTAGTAGTATAATCTCCCATCTCGAAAGCATTGGGAGCAATCTTGGTAATGGTAGAGAAGAAGACGCTCATGAATTTCTTAG GTATGTTATCGACACAATGCAATCCATTTGCTTGAAGGAAGCTAGGGTTACTGCACCTGGTTCTTTTGAAGAAGAAACGAGTCTCATTGGGCTTACATTTGGGGGCTATCTTCGTTCAAAG ATTGAGTGCATGAGGTGCGGGGGCAAATCTGAGAGGCAAGAGAGAATGATGGATCTTACTGTTGAAATAGACGGAGATATAGGCACCTTGGAAGAAGCTTTAAAACAATTTACTCATACTGAGACTCTCGATGGTGAAAACAAGTACCGATGTGGCAG ATGTAAATCGTATGAGAAGGccaagaaaaagttgaaagtGGTGGAGGCTCCTAATGTCCTCACTGTTGCATTGAAGAGATTTCAG TCAGGTAAATTTGGGAAGCTAAACAAGACAATTAAATTCCCAGAGTTCTTGAACCTGGCACCGTATATGAGTGGGACAAGTGATAAGTCACCAGTTTACCAGCTGTATGGAGTCGTGGTTCACCTGGACGTAATGAATGCTGCATTTTCTGGTCACTATGTGTGTTATGTGAGAAACTTTCACAATAAGTGGTATAAAGTTGATGATAGTTCG GTAAAATCTGTGGAACTTGAAAGAGTCTTGTCGAAGGGAGCGTACATGCTTCTTTATTCAAG gTGCTCGCCACGGGCCCCGAGGATAATGAGGAGATTGACTATTCCTCCCGATCCAAGGAGATCAAAGCAACTGACTTGTAAATCAAGATCCCATACAAGAAGTCCATGGGACTCTTCTAATGGTGATTCAACTAGTAAAACTTGCAACGAATGTTCTTATCCTAGTCATACAAGTGTCAGGCCTATTAGGTCAATATTTGAGGAGGACTCTTCGAGTGAACAGTCATCTTTCTTCTCTGAGCTTGGTTCTTGCAGTACAGACAGCACTAACAGGGATTCAACGAGCACAGATGACTTAAATATTGATATATTTGGCGACTCTGGGGTCTGTTGGAATAGCCTCTGGAGGAGTTCATCTGATTCTGACacatcctcatcctcatcttctCCTTCCCCCTTGTACTCAAGGCATTCACCCCTTGCTGATTTGGACCGTTATGCTTCTGCGCATGAAGATACCAGTTGCAGCGGCAACCCAGAAACAGGTGGGAATGGTCACGGTTTTTGGACGGGGTTACCTGATCGTAACGGTTATACTGGGGTTCCAGAAACCAGTGGAAGGACACCACCTCTCTGTCCCAACCCAAGTAAGCATTGTAGAAAAGTAGTTAGTAGTCATAGTAGTAGTAAGACCGACTCCAGTAGATTAGGTCGGGTTAACTCTTGTGACAAGTCGAAATCTCCTGTAACTTGTAGAGATCGATGA
- the LOC129902759 gene encoding AT-hook motif nuclear-localized protein 17, translating to MKREYVREEKTKDYSSNKNTMFGKLHHQNFQQHHQQLHQQQQQQQQQQQQQPNFHHPAFQLTRECQTSEEADSTTHRMSPTNRNDPLNPQPVNAVAPPPPSSAGNDGATIEVVRRPRGRPPGSKNKPKPPVIITRDAEPSMSPYILEIPTGVNIINSITRFCRKRNMGLCVLNGSGTVTNVTLRQPSTTPVSTVTFHGRFDILSISATIVQPNASVPSNNGIANGFTISLAGPQGQVVGGGVVGPLVTAGTVYLIAATFNGPSYHRLPVEVELARNNSGGGNEDGSSPPQQPAVSGGGDSGHPPSTTAPETCGMSMFSCHLPSDVIWAPTARQPQPPPPPPY from the exons atgaaaagaGAGTATGTACGAGAAGAGAAAACTAAAGATTATTCTAGTAACAAAAACACTATGTTTGGTAAACTACATCATCAAAATTTTCAGCAACACCATCAACAActtcatcaacaacaacaacaacaacagcagcagcagcagcagcagcctAATTTTCATCATCCAGCTTTTCAACTAACTCGCGAATGCCAGACTTCAGAGGAAGCAGACAGTACTACTCATCGAATGAGTCCTACAAACAGAAATGACCCTTTAAACCCCCAACCCGTTAATGCAGTTGCACCGCCGCCACCGTCTTCAGCCGGCAACGACGGTGCTACAATTGAAGTTGTTCGCCGTCCTCGGGGCCGTCCTCCTGGTTCAAAAAACAAACCGAAACCGCCTGTTATCATAACACGCGATGCCGAGCCATCTATGAGTCCTTATATACTTGAAATTCCAACTGGGGTTAATATTATTAATTCTATTACGAGGTTTTGCAGAAAACGGAATATGGGTCTTTGTGTTCTTAATGGTTCAG GTACTGTAACGAATGTTACTCTCCGGCAACCATCAACAACGCCGGTTTCGACTGTTACCTTTCATGGCAGATTCGATATACTTTCAATTTCAGCAACAATTGTTCAACCAAATGCTAGTGTTCCATCAAACAATGGAATAGCAAATGGGTTCACAATTTCATTGGCGGGTCCACAAGGTCAAGTAGTGGGTGGTGGTGTAGTTGGACCACTGGTAACAGCAGGAACTGTGTACTTAATAGCTGCAACTTTCAATGGTCCATCTTATCATAGGTTGCCTGTTGAGGTGGAATTAGCAAGGAATAATTCTGGTGGTGGGAACGAAGATGGCTCCTCACCGCCGCAGCAGCCGGCGGTTTCTGGTGGAGGAGATAGTGGACATCCACCGTCAACGACGGCGCCGGAAACTTGTGGGATGTCGATGTTCAGCTGTCATTTGCCGTCGGATGTGATTTGGGCACCTACTGCTAGACAACCACAACCACCACCTCCACCACCTTACTAA